DNA sequence from the Streptomyces cinnabarinus genome:
ACAGCTGGGCGAGCCGGTGCTTGAGCGCCTGGAAGCCGCCGACGGGCCGGTTGAACTGCTTGCGCTCCTTCAGGTAGCGCACGGTCTCCGTCAACGTCCATTCGGCGAGGCCGAGCTGCTCGGAGGCCAGCAGTCCGGCACCGGCGCGCAGAGCCCGCCGTACGGCCGGTTCGGCGTCGCCGAGCAGGCGTCCGGCCGCTCCGTCCAGGGTCACCGTCGCCACGGGCCGGGTCAGGTCCAGGGACACCTGCGGGGTGACCGTGACGGCCTCGGCGTCCACGGCGTACAGGCCGCCGTCGTCCGCGGGCACGAGCAGGACGTCGGCGACAGCCGCGTCCGCGATCGCCGTCAGCTCCCCGTGCAGGGCGCCGTCCTCATGCCGTACGACCTGGTAGGCGGCGCCCGGAGCGATGCTCAGGGCGACCGCGAGGGCGCCGATGCTGCGGCCGGACGCGAGGTCGGCGAGGAGGTCGTGGGCGTCACAGGCCAGCAGTGCCTCGGTGGCGACCACGGCGCTGGTGAGGTAGGGGACGGGCGCGACCGCGCGGCCCAATTCCTCCAGCACCACGGCGGCTTCGCGGTGCGTGGCGCCCTGGCCGCCGTGCTCCTCCGGGACCAGGAGGCCCGCGAGGCCCATGCCGTCGGTGAGCGCCTTCCACGCCTCGCGGTCGTGCGGGGTGTCCGACTCGGTGCGGGCGATGACGCCGGGCGCGTCGCAGTGGTCGGCGAGCAGGTCGCGGACGGCAGCGCGCAGCGCCTCTTCCTCCTCCGAGTACAGCAGATCGGGCTGTGCGCTCATCGGGCCAGGTCCTTCCATGCGACGTCCTTGTCGGTGCGCGGCTCGGCGGGCAGGCCGAGGACCCGCTCGGCGACGATGTTCAGCAGGACCTCACTCGTCCCGCCCTCGATGCTGTTGCCCTTGGAGCGCAAGTAGCGATATCCGGCGTCGCGTCCGGTGAAGTCCACGAGTTCGGGCCGGCGCATGGTCCAGTCCTCGTACAACAGGCCCTCCTCACCGAGGAGTTCGACCTCAAGGCCGCTGATCTCCTGGTTGAGGCGCGCGAAGCCGAGCTTCATCCCGGCGCCCTCGGGGCCGGGCTGGCCCGCGACGAGCTGCTGACGCAGCCGTTCGCCGGTGAGCCGGGCGACCTCCGCCTCGACCCACAACTTCAGCAGCCGCTGGTGCAGTTCGTGCGTACGCAGGTCGGGGCGCTCGCGCCAGGTCTTGGCGACCGGGCCGATCATGCCGCCCTCGCGGGGCAGCCGCATCCCGCCGATGGCGACGCGTTCGTTGTTCAGCGTGGTCTGCGCGACCTTCCAGCCGTCGCCGACCGCGCCGAGGCGGCGGGAGTCCGGGATCCGGACGTCGGTGAGGAACACCTCGTTGAACTCGGCCTCGCCGGTGATCTGGCGCAGCGGCCGCACCTCGACGCCCGGGTCGGTCATGTCGCAGAGGAAGTAGGTGATGCCGGCGTGCTTGGGCACGTCCGGGTCGGTGCGCGCGATGAGGATCGCCCAGCGGGCGAGATGGGCGCTGGACGTCCACACCTTCTGCCCGTTGACGACCCAGTCGTCGCCCTCACGGACGGCCCGGGTGCCGAGCGCGGCCAGGTCGGACCCGGCGCCGGGCTCGCTGAAGAGCTGGCACCAGACCTCCTCACCGGTCCACAGCGGACGCAGGAACGTCCGCTTCTGCTCCTCCGTGCCGAAGGCGAGGATCGTCGGGGCGGCCATGCCGAGGCCGATGCCGATCCGTCGCGGGTCGTTGTCGGGGGCGCCCGCGGCCTCCAGCTCGGCGTCCACGACGACCTGGAGGGAGCGCGGCGCGCCGAGGCCGCCGAGGCCCTCGGGGTAGTGCACCCAGGCGAGTCCGGCGTCGAAGCGGGCCCGGAGGAAGTCCAGGCGGTCGGTGCTGGCGGTCGGGTGCGCGGCCAGGAACTCCTGGGTGCGGCGGCGCAGTTCGGCGGCGTCGGTCATGCCGCTCCCTCCGTTCCCTCGGCCACGACGGCGATCCGGCCGGTGGTGACGCCGTCGCCGACGCGCTGCACGGCCGCCGCGGCCTCGGCGAGCGGGACGCGCTCGCTGATCAGCGGCTTGATCGCGCCCCGGGCGGCCAGCTCGGTGAGCTGCTCGTGGCAGTGCTGGACCAGCTTGGGGTTCTTGGTGTTGTACAGACCCCAGTGCAGGCCGAGGATCGAGTAGTTCTTCACCAGCGCGTGGTTGAGCCCCGGGCTGGGAATCGTGCCGCTGGCGAACCCGACGACGACGATCCGGCCCTCGAAGGCGACGACCTTGGTGGACTGCGTGTACGCCTCACCGCCGACGGGGTCGTAGATCACATCGGCGCCCCGGCCGCCGGTGGCCTCCTTCACGGCGGCCACGACGTCCTCGGCCCGCCGGTCGATCACCACGTCGCAGCCCAGCTCCCGGGCGACGGCGGCCTTCTCGGCGCCGCCGACGACACCGATGACGGTGGCGCCGGCGGCCTTGCCGAGCTGCACGGCCGCGCTGCCGACCCCTCCGGCGGCAGCGTGGACGAGCAGCGTCTCCCCCGCTTCGAGCCCGGCCCGGCGGTGCAGTCCGAACCAGCCCGTCTGGTAGCCGATGTGCAGCGCGGCGGCCTCGGCGTCGTCCAGTGAGTCCGGCGCGGGCAGCAGGGCGGCGGCGTCCGCGACGGCGTACTCCGCGAAACCGCCGTAGGGCAGGGCAGGGTTGGCGAGGACGCGGCGGCCGTCCTCGGTCTCGCCGCAGATCTCCACGCCCGGGGTGAACGGCAGCGGCGGGCGGACCTGGTAGTGGCCCCGGCACATCAGCACGTCCGGGAAGTTGATGTTCGCGGCGCGCACCTTCAGCAGGACCTGGCCGTCACCGGGCGTGGGCCGCTCGACGTCCGCGAGCCGCATCACCTCACTCGGCTCGCCATTCTCGTGCACTTGCCAAGCCTGCATGCGGTGCCTCCACGGGACTGCGTCGTCTGACCGGGGTCGGTTCGCATACTAAGCGGTCGCTTGCCGATCAGGGAAGGTCACGCGTCCGGGTCGGCTTCGCTCGCACGTGCATCCGCTCCCCCTGCGGCCCGAACAGGCTCAGGAACTCCGCGGGACCCTCCCCCGTCGAGCCGAACCAGTGCGGCACCCGGGTGTCGAACTCGGCCGCCTCCCCGGCCGTCATCACCACGTCGTGCTCGCCCAGGACCACCCGCAGCCGCCCGGACAGCACATACAGCCACTCGTAGCCCTCATGGGTGCGCGGATCGGGCTGCTCCTGGCTCTGCGGCACCAGCACCTTGAAGGCCTGGAGGCCGCCGGGCTGCCGGGTGAGCGGCCAGAAGGTACGGCCGTGGCGCACCAGGGGTTCGGCCCGCACCCGCGGGTCGCCCACCGGCGGCGCCCCGACCAGCTCGTCCAGCGGCACCTGGTGCGCCTGTGCGATCGGCAGCAGCAGCTCCAGGCTCGGTTTGCGCAGTCCGGACTCCAGACGCGACAGCGTGCTGACGGAGATGCCGGTCGTCTCGGACAGCGCCGCCAGGGTCACCTCGCGCTCCTTGCGGAGCCGCCGCAGCCGGGCGCCCACCTCGGCGAGAACGTCTTCGGTACTCATGGACATATTGCAGAATCGGCAAAGATGTTTGTCAATCCCGCGCCTGTGGAGCGACCGTGGCGACATGACCGAGACCTATGAAGTGATCGTGATCGGCGGCGGCGCGGCGGGCCTCTCCGCGGCCCTGGTGCTGGGCCGCGCCCGGCGCCGGACCCTGGTGGTCGACGCGGGCGAACCCCGCAACGCCCCCTCCGCCCATATGCAGGGCTATCTGTCCCGGGACGGGATGTCACCGGCCGAGTTCCTGGCGATCGGGCGCGAGGAGATCGCCCGCTACGGCGTCGACCTGGTCCGGGACCGGGCGGTGGACGTCACGAAGGACTCCGACTTCACCGTGGTCCTGGAGAGCGGGCGGAGTGCGCGGGCCCGGCGCCTGGTGATCGCCACCGGCCTGAGGGACGAGCTGCCGGACGTGCCCGGACTCGCCGAGCGGTTCGGGCGGGACGCGCTGCACTGTCCGTACTGCCATGGCTGGGAGGTCCGTGACCAGGCGTTCGGCGTCCTCGCGACGAGCCCGCTGAGCGTGCACCAGGCGCTGATGGTGTCCCAGTGGTCCAAGGACGTGACCCTGTTCCTGCACGAGGTCGACGAGAGCGAGCTGTCCGCCGACGATGTGCGCAGGCTGGGAGTGGCGGGGGTGAAGGTGGTGCCGGGGGCCGTAGCTGAGGTGCTGGTGGAGGACGACCGGCTGGTCGGTGTGCGGCTTGCGGACGGCTCGGAGCATGCGCGCGAGGCGTTGTTCGTGGCGCCTCGGGCTGTGCCGCAGACGGCTCTGCTTCAGCGGCTGGGGGCGGAGCTGACGGAGACGCCGTTCGGTGCGTATCCGGTGGTTGAGCCGACGGGGCTGACGAGTGTGGCTGGGGTGTGGGCGGCGGGGAATGCGATGGGGTTCGCTGAGCAGGTGGTGAATGCGGCGGCCGGTGGGTATCGGGCCGGGGCCACGATCAACGGGGAGTTGTTGATGGCTGACCTTGACGCGTAGAGGGTTCGGGTACGGCGCCGTCGTGGCTGGTCGCGCAGTTCCCCGCGCCCCTTGGGGAGCTGCCGAACCGTGGGTTCCGGGGCACCATGGATTGCATGCTGTTGACCCGGCTCGCCCAGGTGTCCCAGGAGGTCGCCGCTACCTCTGCGCGTTCCCGGAAGGTTGCCCTGCTGGCGGAGTTGTTCCGGGACTCCTCGGCCTCGGACGTGCCGATCGTCATCCCGTATCTGGCGGGGCGGTTGCCGCAGGGCAGGCTCGGGGTCGGGTGGAAGGTGCTCAGTCAGCCCGTCGCTCCGGCCGCCGAAGCCACCCTTACCGTGGGCGAGGTCGACGCACTGCTCTCCGCGCTGGCGAAGGTGTCGGGCGCCGGATCCCAAGCCGAACGGGCCCGCCTGGTAGGCGAGTTGATGGGCTCGGCGACAAAAGACGAGCAGCGGTTCCTGTTCGGGCTGATCACCGGTGAGGTCCGCCAAGGCGCCCTGGACGCCGTAGCCGTGGAGGGGCTGGCCCAGGCGACCGGTGCCCCGGCGGCGCACGTACGGCGGGCGGTGATGCTGGCCGGCTCGCTCCAGACCGTCGCCGAGGCCCTGCTCGCCGACGGCCCCGGCGCGCTGGAGAGGTTCCGGCTCACCGTGGGGCGACCGGTCCTGCCAATGCTGGCGCACAGCGCCTCCTCGGTGTCCGAGGCGGTCGACAAGCTCGGCGCCTGCGCGGTCGAGGAGAAGCTGGACGGCATCCGCGTCCAGCTCCACCGGGACGGCGACACGGTACGGATCTACACCCGCACCCTCGACGACATCACCGACCGGCTGCCCGAACTCACCTCGGCAGCCATGGAATTGAGAGGCGAGCGGTTCATCCTGGACGGCGAGGTCATCGCGTTCGACGAGGAGGGGCGGCCCCGCTCCTTCCAGGAGACCGCCGGGAGGGTCGGCAAGCGGGTGGATGTGGCGACGGCGGCGCGCGCCGTGCCCGTCTCCCCCGTCTTCTTCGACGCGCTCTCCGTCGACGACCGCGACCTCCTCGACCTGCCCTTCGCCGAGCGCCACGCGGAACTGGCCCGCCTGGTCCCGGAGCCGATGCGGGTCCGGCGCCTCCTGGTGTCCGGGCCCCAGGACGCCGGCCAGGCCGAGGACTTCCTGGCCCGGACCCTGGAGCGCGGGCACGAGGGCGTGGTCGTCAAGGCGCTGGACGCCGCCTACAGCGCGGGCCGGCGCGGCGCCTCCTGGCTGAAGGTCAAGCCGGTGCACACCCTCGACCTGGTGGTCCTGGCCGCCGAATGGGGCCATGGCCGGCGCACCGGCAAGCTCTCCAACCTCCACCTCGGCGCCCGCACCGCCGACGGCTCCTTCGCGATGCTCGGCAAGACCTTCAAGGGCATGACCGACGCGATGCTGACCTGGCAGACGAAGCGCCTGAGGGAGCTGGCGGTGAAGGAGAGCGAGTACGTGGTGACCGTACGCCCCGAACTCGTCGTCGAGATCGCCTACGACGGCCTCCAGCGGTCCACCCGCTACCCGGCCGGAGTCACCCTGCGCTTCGCCCGCGTGGTCCGCTACCGGGAGGACAAGCGCTCCGAGGAGGCCGACACGGTGGAGACGCTGCTCGCCGCCCACCCCGAGGTGAAGCCGTGAAGCACAGCGCGGGCCTGCTGCTGTACCGCCGCACCGGCGAGGGCCTCCAGGTACTGCTCGGCCATATGGGCGGCCCCTTCTTCGCCCGGCGCGGGGCGGGGGCGTGGACGGTGCCGAAGGGCGAGTACGAACCGGAGTCGGAGACCGCCTGGGACGCTGCCCGGCGCGAGTTCCAGGAGGAGCTGGGACTGCCGCCGCCCGACGGTGACGCCGTACCGCTCGGCGAGGTCCGCCAGTCGGGCGGCAAGCTCGTCACCGTGTGGGCCATCGAGGCCGACCTCGATCCGGGCAGCGTCACCCCGGGGACCTTCCGGATGGAGTGGCCGCCGAAGTCGGGGCTGACGGAGGAGTTCCCCGAGCTGGACCGGGTGGCCTGGTTCGGCCTGGACGGCGCGCGCGAGGTGATCGTCAAGGCCCAGGGCGCGTTTCTCGACCGCCTCCTGGAGCACTCGGGCTGAACGCCGCGTTGCGGGCACCGGCGACGCGCGGGAAGGTCGAAGCACATCAGCTCCCCGGGAGGTCAGTCATGCCCATCGCAACGGTGAACCCGGCGAACGGCGAGACACTGAAGACGTACGAGGCGATGGGCGCCGAGGAGACCGAGCGCCGCCTCCAGCTCGCCGAGGCCACGTTCCGCACGTACCGGACGACCGCGTTCGCCGAGCGCGCCCGGCTGCTGAACCGGGCCGCGGACCTCCTGGACGAGGACCAGCAGGACATCGCGCGGGTGATGACAATCGAGATGGGCAAGCCGATCCGGCAGGCCCGCGCCGAGGCCGCCAAGTGCGCCAAGGCGATGCGCTGGTACGCCGGGCACGCCGAGCAGCTCCTGGCCGACGAGGAGCCCGCCGACGCCGATGTCCGGGACTCCGGCGCCTCCCGGGTCCGGGTCCGCTACCGGCCACTCGGCCCGGTGCTCGCGGTGATGCCGTGGAACTTCCCGCTCTGGCAGGTCGTACGGTTCGCCGCGCCCGCGCTGATGGCGGGCAACGTCGGCCTGCTCAAGCACGCCTCCAACGTGCCGCAGACCGCGCTGTATCTGGAGGACCTCTTCCACCGGGCGGGCTACCCGGAGGGCGCCTTCCAGACGCTGCTGATCGGCGCCGGCGCGGTGGAGGAGATCCTGCGCGACGAGCGCGTCAAGGCGGCCACCCTCACCGGCAGTGAGCCCGCCGGCCGCGCGGTCGCCTCCGTCGCCGGGGACATGGTCAAGAAGACCGTGCTGGAGCTCGGCGGCAGCGACCCGTACGTCGTCATGCCCTCCGCCGACCTCGACCGGGCCGCGCAGATCGCGGTGACCGCGCGGGTGCAGAACAACGGCCAGTCGTGCATCGCGGCCAAGCGGTTCATCGTGCACACCGATGTCTACGACGCCTTCGCCGAGCGGTTCGTGGCCGGCATGAAGGCGCTGAAGGTCGGCGACCCGATGGCGGAGGAGACCGAGGTCGGGCCGCTCGCGACCGAGCAGGGGCGGACCGATGTGGAGGAACTCGTCGACGACGCCACGCGCAGCGGGGCGACGGCGCTGTGCGGCGGCCACCGGCTGCGCCGGCCCGAGCTGCCCGGCTGGTACTACCCGCCGACGGTCCTCGCCGACATCACCCGTGAGATGCGCATCCATCGCGAGGAGGCCTTCGGTCCGGTCGCCACGCTGTACCGCGCGGGCGACCTCGACGAGGCCGTCCTGATCGCCAACGACTCGCCGTTCGGGCTCAGTTCCAACGTGTGGACGCGGGACGAGACGGAGGTCGACCGGTTCGTACGGGATCTGGAGGCGGGCAGCGTGTACGTGAACGGGATGACCGCCTCCCATCCGGCGTTCCCGTTCGGCGGGGCCAAGCGGTCGGGCTACGGGCGTGAGCTGTCCGGGCACGGAATCCGGGAGTTCTGCAACATCACTACTGTTTGGCACGGTGCGTAAGCGCTGCGCGGCTACGATCCGGTTTGTGAACCGCGAAGTGACTCTGCCTCTGATCGTCGATGACCGCGGGACGTTGCAGGTGGCTGCCGCCGATGTGAGCAAGCTGTTGCGGACCGTGGGTGGGCGGTGGCTGCATCTTGTGGAGGCCGGGGAGGATCTCGACGAGGACACCGTGGCCGCGTTGACGATCGAGCTGGCGAAGCTGGCGGATCGTATTGATGTTGCGTGCATTGCTCATAGCAGTGGCAGCGCGCCGTAGGGGTTGTTCGTACGTCGCCGTGTGCCGGTTCGTTGTGGCGGGTCGCGCAGTTCCCCGCGCCCCTTGGGTACGTACGGCAATCCCGCGTTCGGAGTAGTCCCGCGCGAAGTCGTCGCGGCCTCGGGTGAGAGTGGACTGGACCACCCTCTGAGGCGAAAGCAGGCACGGCTCATGGCGACTTTGTGCAGACCCTCGGTGTCCGTTCCAGAGCATGTGATCACGATGGAGGAGACGCTGGAGCTGGCGCGCTCCCGGCACTCCGACCACCCTCAACTGCCGCTGGCGCTCCGGCTGATCGAGAACACGGGTGTACGCACCCGGCACATCGTGCAGCCCATCGAGGAGACGCTGAAGCACCCCGGCTTCGAGGACCGCAACAAGATCTACGTGGCCGAGGCCAAGGCCCGGGTCCCCTCCGTGGTCCAGCGGGCGCTCGACGACGCGGAGCTGCTCACCAGCGACATCGACGTGATCATCTACGTCTCGTGCACGGGCTTCATGATGCCCTCGCTCACGGCCTGGCTGATCAACGAGATGGACTTCGACGCCACCACCCGCCAGATACCCATAGCCCAGCTGGGCTGCGCGGCGGGCGGCGCGGCGATCAACCGGGCGCACGACTTCTGCATGGCCTACCCGGAGGGCAACGCGCTCATCGTGGCCTGCGAGTTCTGCTCGCTGTGCTACCAGCCCACCGACCTCGGCATCGGCTCCCTGCTCTCCAACGGACTGTTCGGCGACGGGATCGCCGCCGCCGTGGTGCGCGGCCGGGGCGGCGAGGGCATCAAGCTGGAGCGCAACGGCTCGTACCTGATCCCCAAGACCGAAGAGTGGATCATGTACGACGTCCGGGCCACCGGTTTCCACTTCCTGCTGGACAAGCGGGTGCCCGCCACCATGGAGCCGCTCGCCCCGGCGCTCCAGGACCTCGCGGGGCTGCACGGCTGGGACGCGGCCGACCTGGACTTCTACATCGTCCACGCGGGCGGGCCCCGAATACTCGACGACCTCAGCAAGTTCCTCCAGGTCGACCCGCACGCCTTCCGCTTCAGCCGGGCCACGCTCACCGAGTACGGCAACATCGCCAGCGCCGTCGTCCTGGACGCGCTGCGCCGGCTGTTCGACGAGGGCGGTGCCCGGCACCGGGCGCGCGGGCTGCTCGCCGGGTTCGGACCCGGTATCACCGCCGAGATGAGTCTCGGCCGCTGGCAGCGCATGGACGAAGAGGCGGCATGACCGAAGAGACGCTCACCGAGATCCTCCCCCCGATCCGGCACTGGCCGGCGCTCGATCTGTCCGGGGTCGACTTCGACCCGGTGCTGACCGAGCTGATGCGGGAGGGCCCCATCACCCGGATCCAGCTGCCCAACGGTGAGGGCTGGGCCTGGCTGGTCACCCGGTACGACGACGTACGCATGGTGACCAACGACCCCCGGTTCAGCCGCGAGGCGGTCATGGACCGGCCGGTCACCCGGCTCGCCCCGCACTTCATCCCGGCCCGTGGCGCGGTCGGCTTCCTCGACCCGCCGGACCACACCCGGCTGCGCCGCTCGGTGGCCGCCGCCTTCACCGCGAAGGGCGTGGAGCGCATCCGGGAGATGTCCCGCCGCATGCTGGACGACCTGGTCGACGAACTCCTCCAGGACGAGCCGCCCGCCGATCTCAGCGCGACGGTTCTCTCCCCGTTCCCCATCGCGGTGATCTGCGAGCTGATGGGCGTACCGGCGGCGGACCGCCACATCATGCACACCTGGACCCAGCTGATCCTCTCGTCCGCGCACGGCGCCGACGTCAGCGAGAAGGCCAGGAACGAGATGGGCGCGTACTTCGCCGCGCTCATCAGGGACCGGGAGAACAGCTCCGCCGAGGACGTCACCTCCCTGCTCGGCGCCGCCGTGGGCCGGGGCGAGGTGACGACGGAGGAGGCCGTGGGGCTCGCGGTGCTCCTCCAGATCGGCGGCGAGGCGGTCACCAACAACAGCGGGCAGATGTTCTACATCCTGCTGACCCGGCCCGATCTGGCCGAACGGCTGCGCGCCGAGCCGGAGATCCGCCCGCAGGCCATCGACGAGCTGCTGCGCTACATCCCGCACCGCAACGCGGTGGGCCTGTCCCGGATCGCCACCGAGGACGTGGGCATCCGGGGGGTACGGATCCGGGCCGGGGACGCGATCTACGTCTCGTACCTGGCCGCCAACCGTGACCCGGACGTCTTCCCGTTCCCGGAGACGATCGACTTCGCGCGCTCGCCGAACCCGCATGTCTCCTTCGGCTTCGGTCCGCACTACTGCCCCGGCGGGATGCTGGCGCGGATGGAGTCGCAGCTCCTGGTGGACGCGCTGCTGGACCGGCTGCCGGGACTGCGGCTCGCGGTGCCGCCGGAGAAGGTGCCGTTCAAGAAGGGCGCGTTGATCCGTGGGCCCGAGGCTCTGCCCGTGACGTGGTGAGCGGCCAATGACGGCGACGGAGGGGCTGCTGGTGCCCCCGGGGCACGGCCGGGTCGTGCAGACCCCGGCCCAGCATGTGACCTTCAAGGTCACCGGCTCCCACTCGCGCATGGCGTCCACGTTCGAGGTGATCGTGCCCCCGGGCTTCGACGTGGGCGCCCATGTGCACACCCGCAGCGAGGAGCTGTTCTACGTACTCGAAGGCGAGCTGGACGTCCTCGCCTTCGAGCCGAGGGTGCGCACCCCCGACAACTGGCAGCGCTGGCAGTCCGGTTCCGGCAACCGGGTGGTACGGGCCACCCCGGGCACGGTCATCGCCGTACCCCCCGGCTGCCCCCACGCCTTCGCCAACCCGACGGACGAGCCCGCGAAGATGTTCTTCCAGGCGAGCCCGCCTCCGGATCACGAGCGGTACTTCGAGGAGTTGCTGGAGATCCTGGGCGGCGGGGGGCCGCCGGATCTCGCGGCGATCGAGGAGCTGCGAAGCCGTTATGACATCGAGCAACTGACGCCACTCAAACATCGTTAGCGGATCGGCATGCCCGAGAGCGTCCGGGCGATCACGAGCCGCTGGATCTCACTCGTGCCCTCGAAGATGGTGTAGATCGCCGCGTCCCGGTGCATCCGCTCCACCGGATATTCCCGCGTGTAGCCGTTGCCACCGAGGATCTGGATCGCCTGACCCGTGACCTTCTTCGCCGTCTCGCTGGCGAACAGCTTGGACATCGAGCCCTCGGCCGCCGTGAACGGCTTCCCGTTGACCGCCATCCACGACGCGCGCCACACCAGCAGCCGCGCCGCGTCGATCGACGTACGCATGTCGGCGAGCTGGAAGGCGACACCCTGGTTGTCGATGATCGGGCGGCCGAACTGCTCACGCGTCGTCGCGTACTCCAGAGCCACCTCGTACGCGGCACGGGCGGTGCCCACGGCCATGGCGCCCACCGCCGGACGCGACGCCTCGAACGTGGCCATCGCCGCGTTCTTCACCCGCTCGCCGCCGCCGGCCTTGGCCCGCTCGCGGGCCCGCGCCAGGCGCTCGTCCAGCTTCTCCTTGCCGCCGAGGAGGCAGGAGCCGGGCACCCGGACGTTCTCCAGGACGACCTCGGCGGTGTGCGAGGCGCGGATGCCGTGCTTCTTGAACTTCTGGCCCTGGGACAGGCCCGGCGTGTTCGGCGGGACGATGAAG
Encoded proteins:
- a CDS encoding XRE family transcriptional regulator, coding for MSTEDVLAEVGARLRRLRKEREVTLAALSETTGISVSTLSRLESGLRKPSLELLLPIAQAHQVPLDELVGAPPVGDPRVRAEPLVRHGRTFWPLTRQPGGLQAFKVLVPQSQEQPDPRTHEGYEWLYVLSGRLRVVLGEHDVVMTAGEAAEFDTRVPHWFGSTGEGPAEFLSLFGPQGERMHVRAKPTRTRDLP
- a CDS encoding type III polyketide synthase, translating into MRRKQARLMATLCRPSVSVPEHVITMEETLELARSRHSDHPQLPLALRLIENTGVRTRHIVQPIEETLKHPGFEDRNKIYVAEAKARVPSVVQRALDDAELLTSDIDVIIYVSCTGFMMPSLTAWLINEMDFDATTRQIPIAQLGCAAGGAAINRAHDFCMAYPEGNALIVACEFCSLCYQPTDLGIGSLLSNGLFGDGIAAAVVRGRGGEGIKLERNGSYLIPKTEEWIMYDVRATGFHFLLDKRVPATMEPLAPALQDLAGLHGWDAADLDFYIVHAGGPRILDDLSKFLQVDPHAFRFSRATLTEYGNIASAVVLDALRRLFDEGGARHRARGLLAGFGPGITAEMSLGRWQRMDEEAA
- a CDS encoding DUF6213 family protein, which translates into the protein MNREVTLPLIVDDRGTLQVAAADVSKLLRTVGGRWLHLVEAGEDLDEDTVAALTIELAKLADRIDVACIAHSSGSAP
- a CDS encoding NUDIX domain-containing protein — protein: MKHSAGLLLYRRTGEGLQVLLGHMGGPFFARRGAGAWTVPKGEYEPESETAWDAARREFQEELGLPPPDGDAVPLGEVRQSGGKLVTVWAIEADLDPGSVTPGTFRMEWPPKSGLTEEFPELDRVAWFGLDGAREVIVKAQGAFLDRLLEHSG
- a CDS encoding acyl-CoA dehydrogenase family protein, with protein sequence MSAQPDLLYSEEEEALRAAVRDLLADHCDAPGVIARTESDTPHDREAWKALTDGMGLAGLLVPEEHGGQGATHREAAVVLEELGRAVAPVPYLTSAVVATEALLACDAHDLLADLASGRSIGALAVALSIAPGAAYQVVRHEDGALHGELTAIADAAVADVLLVPADDGGLYAVDAEAVTVTPQVSLDLTRPVATVTLDGAAGRLLGDAEPAVRRALRAGAGLLASEQLGLAEWTLTETVRYLKERKQFNRPVGGFQALKHRLAQLWLEVVNLRAAARNAADALARGEDADLAVAVAQSYAAPVAVHTAEEALQLHAGIGMTWEHPVHLYLKRAKADSLAYGTAGAHRAALAELVDLQAP
- a CDS encoding ATP-dependent DNA ligase, whose amino-acid sequence is MLLTRLAQVSQEVAATSARSRKVALLAELFRDSSASDVPIVIPYLAGRLPQGRLGVGWKVLSQPVAPAAEATLTVGEVDALLSALAKVSGAGSQAERARLVGELMGSATKDEQRFLFGLITGEVRQGALDAVAVEGLAQATGAPAAHVRRAVMLAGSLQTVAEALLADGPGALERFRLTVGRPVLPMLAHSASSVSEAVDKLGACAVEEKLDGIRVQLHRDGDTVRIYTRTLDDITDRLPELTSAAMELRGERFILDGEVIAFDEEGRPRSFQETAGRVGKRVDVATAARAVPVSPVFFDALSVDDRDLLDLPFAERHAELARLVPEPMRVRRLLVSGPQDAGQAEDFLARTLERGHEGVVVKALDAAYSAGRRGASWLKVKPVHTLDLVVLAAEWGHGRRTGKLSNLHLGARTADGSFAMLGKTFKGMTDAMLTWQTKRLRELAVKESEYVVTVRPELVVEIAYDGLQRSTRYPAGVTLRFARVVRYREDKRSEEADTVETLLAAHPEVKP
- a CDS encoding NADPH:quinone oxidoreductase family protein, whose amino-acid sequence is MQAWQVHENGEPSEVMRLADVERPTPGDGQVLLKVRAANINFPDVLMCRGHYQVRPPLPFTPGVEICGETEDGRRVLANPALPYGGFAEYAVADAAALLPAPDSLDDAEAAALHIGYQTGWFGLHRRAGLEAGETLLVHAAAGGVGSAAVQLGKAAGATVIGVVGGAEKAAVARELGCDVVIDRRAEDVVAAVKEATGGRGADVIYDPVGGEAYTQSTKVVAFEGRIVVVGFASGTIPSPGLNHALVKNYSILGLHWGLYNTKNPKLVQHCHEQLTELAARGAIKPLISERVPLAEAAAAVQRVGDGVTTGRIAVVAEGTEGAA
- a CDS encoding acyl-CoA dehydrogenase family protein, translated to MTDAAELRRRTQEFLAAHPTASTDRLDFLRARFDAGLAWVHYPEGLGGLGAPRSLQVVVDAELEAAGAPDNDPRRIGIGLGMAAPTILAFGTEEQKRTFLRPLWTGEEVWCQLFSEPGAGSDLAALGTRAVREGDDWVVNGQKVWTSSAHLARWAILIARTDPDVPKHAGITYFLCDMTDPGVEVRPLRQITGEAEFNEVFLTDVRIPDSRRLGAVGDGWKVAQTTLNNERVAIGGMRLPREGGMIGPVAKTWRERPDLRTHELHQRLLKLWVEAEVARLTGERLRQQLVAGQPGPEGAGMKLGFARLNQEISGLEVELLGEEGLLYEDWTMRRPELVDFTGRDAGYRYLRSKGNSIEGGTSEVLLNIVAERVLGLPAEPRTDKDVAWKDLAR
- a CDS encoding NAD(P)/FAD-dependent oxidoreductase, whose product is MTETYEVIVIGGGAAGLSAALVLGRARRRTLVVDAGEPRNAPSAHMQGYLSRDGMSPAEFLAIGREEIARYGVDLVRDRAVDVTKDSDFTVVLESGRSARARRLVIATGLRDELPDVPGLAERFGRDALHCPYCHGWEVRDQAFGVLATSPLSVHQALMVSQWSKDVTLFLHEVDESELSADDVRRLGVAGVKVVPGAVAEVLVEDDRLVGVRLADGSEHAREALFVAPRAVPQTALLQRLGAELTETPFGAYPVVEPTGLTSVAGVWAAGNAMGFAEQVVNAAAGGYRAGATINGELLMADLDA
- a CDS encoding NADP-dependent succinic semialdehyde dehydrogenase, which translates into the protein MPIATVNPANGETLKTYEAMGAEETERRLQLAEATFRTYRTTAFAERARLLNRAADLLDEDQQDIARVMTIEMGKPIRQARAEAAKCAKAMRWYAGHAEQLLADEEPADADVRDSGASRVRVRYRPLGPVLAVMPWNFPLWQVVRFAAPALMAGNVGLLKHASNVPQTALYLEDLFHRAGYPEGAFQTLLIGAGAVEEILRDERVKAATLTGSEPAGRAVASVAGDMVKKTVLELGGSDPYVVMPSADLDRAAQIAVTARVQNNGQSCIAAKRFIVHTDVYDAFAERFVAGMKALKVGDPMAEETEVGPLATEQGRTDVEELVDDATRSGATALCGGHRLRRPELPGWYYPPTVLADITREMRIHREEAFGPVATLYRAGDLDEAVLIANDSPFGLSSNVWTRDETEVDRFVRDLEAGSVYVNGMTASHPAFPFGGAKRSGYGRELSGHGIREFCNITTVWHGA